One stretch of Candidatus Baltobacteraceae bacterium DNA includes these proteins:
- a CDS encoding glycosyltransferase: MLDLPEPPNGWPQRRAGVSLCMIVRDEERFLGDALASVRGVVDEICIVDTGSKDETLEIARKAGARIHEISWENNFAKARNAALALATHRWILVLDADERLSPRSREIVKELGAQSAHLTGLWTRIFNFTEDYKGTGAMSNMLVRFFPNDERIRYRNPIHEFIALDGNETGMPAKVSPIELIHFGYRDDVMLERKKHERNMEIAEAALRDAPDDAVNWYNYGTSAMLADNTSPAISALERMRELVEIRQRERVDARVPSFVPNGLCLLAGLYLKNGVVAKAEAVVREALKYSPSLADAHFVLGKCFVAQRRFAEAREAYAAAIEDGKEAHRQPLVDNEVFLWKSHSEIGATLMEERGYELAIKWFDLALAARPKVQPVRLNRARSLEGLGRFGEAEVAFSEVWSDDGDVAAANEYMNFLLRRGEDRKALAFIEANAERLPPEFRLIMYGSAAAIASRSGLNGTEHYLDLAVGIEGVDHHRARLRGLFQHLGEVRALELLERKSEA; this comes from the coding sequence ATGTTGGATCTTCCCGAGCCGCCCAACGGCTGGCCGCAGCGGCGTGCCGGTGTGAGCCTCTGCATGATCGTCCGCGACGAGGAGCGTTTTCTGGGTGATGCGCTCGCGAGCGTGCGCGGCGTCGTAGACGAAATTTGCATCGTCGACACCGGGTCGAAGGACGAGACGCTCGAGATCGCTCGCAAAGCGGGTGCGCGAATTCATGAGATCTCGTGGGAAAACAATTTTGCGAAGGCGCGCAACGCCGCGCTCGCGCTAGCGACCCATCGCTGGATTCTCGTTCTCGATGCGGACGAGCGGCTCTCACCGCGTTCGCGCGAAATCGTTAAAGAGCTGGGCGCTCAAAGCGCGCATCTGACCGGGCTGTGGACGCGAATTTTTAATTTCACCGAAGACTACAAGGGAACCGGTGCGATGTCGAACATGCTCGTGCGGTTCTTCCCAAACGACGAACGCATCCGTTATCGCAATCCGATTCACGAGTTTATCGCACTCGATGGCAACGAAACGGGGATGCCTGCAAAAGTCTCGCCGATCGAATTAATCCATTTCGGATATCGCGACGATGTCATGCTCGAGCGCAAGAAACACGAGCGCAACATGGAGATCGCGGAGGCGGCACTGCGCGATGCACCCGATGACGCGGTCAATTGGTATAACTACGGAACCTCGGCAATGCTCGCCGACAACACGTCGCCCGCGATATCGGCGCTCGAGCGCATGCGGGAGCTGGTGGAGATTCGTCAGCGCGAGCGCGTCGATGCCCGCGTTCCAAGCTTTGTTCCCAACGGGTTGTGTCTGCTGGCCGGTCTCTATCTCAAGAACGGTGTGGTCGCAAAAGCCGAAGCCGTCGTTCGCGAAGCGCTGAAATACTCGCCCTCACTCGCCGACGCGCATTTCGTCTTGGGGAAGTGCTTCGTCGCACAACGTCGATTTGCCGAGGCGCGCGAAGCATATGCGGCCGCGATCGAAGACGGGAAAGAAGCGCATCGTCAACCGCTCGTCGACAACGAAGTCTTTCTCTGGAAGTCGCACTCCGAGATCGGCGCGACGCTCATGGAGGAACGCGGCTACGAGCTCGCGATCAAATGGTTCGATCTCGCGCTCGCCGCGCGGCCGAAGGTGCAGCCTGTTCGACTCAATCGCGCGCGTTCGCTCGAAGGGCTCGGGCGGTTCGGCGAAGCCGAGGTCGCGTTCTCCGAGGTGTGGTCGGACGACGGCGACGTCGCTGCGGCCAATGAGTACATGAATTTTCTCTTGCGGCGCGGCGAGGACCGGAAAGCGCTCGCATTCATCGAGGCGAACGCGGAGCGGTTGCCTCCGGAGTTCCGGCTTATCATGTACGGGTCGGCCGCGGCGATCGCATCGCGGTCGGGACTAAATGGGACGGAGCACTACCTGGACCTGGCAGTGGGCATTGAGGGGGTCGACCATCATCGGGCTCGGCTACGCGGGCTGTTCCAGCACCTCGGTGAGGTGCGGGCGCTCGAGCTGCTGGAAAGGAAGTCTGAGGCATGA
- a CDS encoding TIGR02530 family flagellar biosynthesis protein translates to MDPKIPESISIIPPSTAPIRPQGIPVQIPPTTTTGPSFRDVLTQQGVTSGAGLKFSAHAMQRLQSRNITLSQDDVQKMNVMADKAASKGAQQSLFMVHDVGMIVSIKNRTVITAVDPDSMRENVFTNIDSAAVIK, encoded by the coding sequence ATGGATCCCAAGATCCCTGAATCTATCAGTATCATTCCACCGAGTACTGCGCCGATACGCCCGCAGGGCATACCGGTTCAGATTCCGCCTACCACGACGACCGGACCATCATTTCGTGACGTCCTCACGCAACAAGGCGTCACGTCTGGAGCCGGTCTCAAGTTTTCTGCGCACGCAATGCAACGATTGCAATCGCGGAATATCACGCTCTCCCAGGACGACGTCCAAAAGATGAACGTGATGGCGGACAAAGCGGCCTCGAAGGGCGCACAACAGTCGCTCTTCATGGTGCACGACGTCGGAATGATCGTCTCGATCAAAAATCGCACCGTCATCACGGCGGTCGATCCCGATTCGATGCGAGAGAACGTATTCACAAACATCGATTCCGCGGCGGTGATCAAGTGA
- a CDS encoding flagellar hook-basal body complex protein — protein MPTDSLFTAVSGLNAYQNAIDVISNNIANVGTTGFKDQNITFQDLLYQTQAFATAPSQTLGGTDPQNEGLGVKTATIDNNFSQGGFQTTGINTDLAINGSGFFILGAVDGSGSPVYTRDGHFGINSNGILYDPSSGLAVDGYTANSAGVVNANGAPSTIQIPLGLKSQAVGTGFGTKTGPTGDTEFDVQFGGNLDQTLYLQANTGAATPVTISTTVYDSLGNSHLINVTFTPVTSGEVTGFGTGLDPATTQVNNTAAAATSVGTEWEYQITGGDPTDPLTAELAANPASATGFVFYDQNGQFINTTQTAAGTGATHVAGSQAAQNQGNLLTIANWGSPANNSAPTTAATPAAIALSFADMSSLAGSSTATTVSQNGYGQGTLSNITIGQNGAITGSFSNGQSQTLAQLVLATFQNDQGLNNIGNSQFTSSANSGLAQINVPGNGQLGTIVSGSLEESNVDLSNEFVKMIEAQSAFTANSKSISVAQQNDQTVLNLIPGG, from the coding sequence ATGCCAACCGATTCGCTATTTACAGCAGTATCGGGTCTGAACGCCTATCAAAACGCGATCGACGTTATCTCCAATAACATCGCTAACGTCGGCACGACAGGATTCAAAGATCAGAACATTACGTTCCAAGATCTTCTGTATCAGACCCAGGCGTTCGCAACCGCTCCATCTCAAACGCTGGGCGGCACGGACCCGCAAAACGAAGGTCTCGGCGTGAAGACCGCGACCATCGACAACAACTTCTCACAAGGCGGCTTCCAGACCACGGGAATCAACACCGATCTCGCGATCAACGGCTCGGGATTCTTCATCCTCGGTGCGGTTGACGGCTCCGGTTCGCCGGTGTACACGCGCGACGGGCACTTCGGAATCAACTCCAACGGTATTCTGTACGATCCGTCGAGCGGCTTAGCCGTCGATGGGTACACGGCAAATTCCGCGGGCGTCGTCAATGCCAATGGCGCACCTTCGACGATTCAGATTCCGCTCGGCCTGAAATCGCAGGCAGTCGGCACGGGCTTCGGAACGAAGACCGGTCCGACGGGCGACACCGAGTTCGACGTTCAGTTCGGTGGAAATCTCGATCAGACGTTGTATCTCCAAGCCAATACGGGAGCTGCAACACCGGTCACGATCTCCACGACGGTCTATGATTCCCTTGGTAACTCGCACCTCATCAACGTAACGTTCACGCCCGTCACTTCGGGTGAAGTCACGGGATTCGGCACGGGCCTCGACCCAGCCACGACGCAAGTCAACAACACGGCAGCCGCGGCGACGTCCGTTGGTACGGAATGGGAATACCAGATCACCGGTGGCGATCCGACGGATCCGCTGACGGCTGAGCTTGCTGCCAATCCAGCCTCCGCCACGGGCTTCGTGTTCTACGATCAGAACGGACAGTTCATCAACACGACCCAGACTGCAGCCGGAACGGGCGCGACGCACGTGGCCGGATCGCAAGCCGCGCAAAATCAGGGTAACCTGCTCACCATCGCCAACTGGGGTTCGCCGGCCAACAACTCGGCGCCGACGACCGCAGCAACTCCGGCGGCAATTGCCCTCAGCTTCGCGGACATGAGCTCGCTTGCGGGTTCTTCAACGGCAACGACGGTCTCGCAAAACGGCTACGGTCAAGGAACGCTGTCGAACATCACGATCGGCCAGAACGGCGCGATTACGGGTTCGTTCAGCAACGGCCAGTCGCAGACGTTGGCGCAGCTCGTTCTCGCCACGTTCCAGAACGACCAAGGTCTCAACAACATCGGAAACAGCCAGTTCACATCCAGCGCAAACTCGGGCTTGGCACAAATCAATGTCCCGGGTAATGGACAGCTGGGGACTATCGTCTCGGGTTCGCTTGAAGAGTCGAACGTCGACCTCTCCAACGAATTCGTGAAGATGATCGAAGCGCAAAGCGCGTTCACTGCAAACTCAAAGAGCATCAGTGTCGCACAGCAGAACGATCAGACGGTTCTAAACCTGATCCCAGGCGGCTAG
- a CDS encoding flagellar hook-length control protein FliK — MNTSLQNLFSLTPTQTQSAGSALSGSPLFGQKSNGTNIGDHMFGQLLSAQLQGSKSSSLGSSPPGSAQLSTLTSQLQTQITQMLKSGMSLEQIAQQLGGSLTSTILAQLQLQGVNVSGLRSSLTQMISQALGPPSNGPPDQTAAQMASSLVQRFTQIANALTTTVSAYATGQQHDSLGTSSDANAGGSSAPNQTAGIVQSALVALQQSAVNGSASAASAATLGSQSGGPAAPPAPWVSSSGPLGNSDTTTNGMATQTMHPQNASAAIPQNSGGPTVTANPSLTMQGTGADTVIGRILARAANVAADQANSGSNPSSSTDTPNSTATLQPQIAVSGAASGSGGAMSDSLTASLLQSLQNAINSIPQQKSDSSTTADSSAPVAGVGGAQASTLLASASFGGLSPLVSTAGNTPTTAAQSQTPAQVPVDPNAVVDQVLQGISMRTLSDGSQTLRMRLVPESLGSVTVSLQVQGSSVNATLVAQNTDVRDALLANQQMLTRSLADAGLKLAGFTVNLANQGFQQQQQAYQPRFGTTRRFVGVTTSSDDDTIASVPSYGPRSSQLAAMQWLNALA, encoded by the coding sequence TTGAACACAAGTCTCCAAAATTTATTCTCACTAACACCAACACAAACGCAATCCGCCGGCAGTGCGCTGAGTGGATCACCGTTGTTTGGCCAAAAATCAAATGGCACGAACATCGGCGATCACATGTTCGGTCAACTGTTGTCGGCACAATTGCAAGGTTCGAAGTCATCCTCGCTCGGTAGCAGCCCGCCTGGTTCCGCGCAGCTTTCGACGCTTACGTCGCAGCTGCAAACGCAAATCACGCAGATGCTCAAGAGCGGAATGTCGCTCGAACAAATTGCGCAGCAGCTCGGAGGATCGCTCACCTCGACTATTTTGGCTCAACTGCAGTTGCAGGGAGTCAACGTATCGGGTTTGCGCAGTTCTCTGACGCAAATGATCTCTCAAGCATTAGGGCCTCCGTCTAATGGGCCGCCGGATCAAACGGCGGCGCAAATGGCGTCTTCCTTAGTGCAGAGGTTCACGCAAATAGCCAACGCACTGACGACGACGGTCAGCGCATACGCAACGGGGCAGCAGCACGACAGCCTGGGAACATCCTCGGACGCAAACGCGGGAGGAAGCTCAGCCCCAAATCAAACCGCGGGAATCGTACAGTCCGCACTCGTTGCGTTACAGCAGTCCGCCGTAAACGGCTCGGCGTCCGCCGCTTCAGCGGCAACGCTCGGCTCGCAGAGCGGAGGGCCCGCCGCACCACCCGCACCGTGGGTGTCTTCGTCGGGACCGCTTGGCAATAGCGACACTACAACGAACGGCATGGCTACGCAGACGATGCATCCGCAAAACGCATCAGCTGCCATTCCTCAAAACTCGGGCGGACCAACCGTCACGGCCAATCCTTCCTTGACAATGCAAGGAACTGGTGCGGATACCGTGATCGGGCGGATTCTCGCGCGGGCTGCAAACGTCGCAGCCGATCAAGCCAACTCCGGTAGTAATCCATCCAGTTCGACCGACACGCCCAACTCGACCGCGACTCTGCAGCCGCAGATCGCAGTTTCGGGAGCGGCGTCGGGGTCAGGTGGCGCGATGAGCGATTCGCTCACGGCGTCGCTGCTGCAATCGTTGCAGAACGCGATCAACTCGATCCCGCAACAAAAGAGCGATTCATCCACTACGGCGGATTCGTCGGCTCCGGTCGCGGGAGTAGGGGGCGCGCAGGCGTCGACGTTGCTGGCAAGCGCTTCGTTTGGCGGATTGTCGCCTCTGGTTTCAACCGCAGGCAACACTCCGACAACCGCTGCACAATCGCAGACTCCGGCACAAGTGCCGGTCGATCCGAATGCGGTCGTCGACCAAGTACTCCAAGGCATCAGCATGCGCACGCTTTCCGATGGTTCGCAAACCCTTCGGATGCGCTTGGTGCCCGAATCACTTGGTAGCGTAACCGTAAGTCTCCAAGTTCAAGGTAGCTCAGTGAATGCAACGCTAGTCGCACAAAACACGGACGTGCGCGACGCATTGCTAGCCAATCAGCAGATGCTGACGCGATCGCTGGCTGATGCCGGTCTGAAGCTCGCGGGCTTCACCGTCAACCTCGCAAACCAAGGATTCCAACAACAACAGCAAGCGTATCAACCGCGCTTCGGAACGACCCGGCGATTCGTCGGCGTTACGACCAGCTCGGACGACGACACGATTGCATCAGTACCCAGTTACGGTCCACGGTCTTCGCAGCTCGCTGCGATGCAGTGGCTGAACGCACTCGCTTAG
- the fliG gene encoding flagellar motor switch protein FliG, whose amino-acid sequence MELTEGPIIKVGASAVPAAPTSAGGLELDHGLTSLALEIPGPEKAAILMITLGLELSSTIFKFLRQDEVERVVLEIAKISTVPIEKRDAVIQEAYQRAIALKYINEGGIEYAKEILERSFGTGQADDMTNKLFAALKHGNPLELIKNAEPGQLLEFIQDEHPQTIALILVYMAPEQAGAVLSQLTPELQSEVAMRIAILQKTAPEVLEQLDELLGRRLTLTGGDFTKAGGVQSLAQVMQYVDRETERNILEGLSKRDPEIATEVKNLLFVFEDIINLDDRSIQRVLKEVDGKDLALALKTANDDLRALIFKNMSSRSSQTLREEIELLGPTRMRDVGKAQQTIVDVIRTLEEQGTIVIARGGKEDQLV is encoded by the coding sequence ATGGAGCTCACGGAAGGTCCTATTATCAAAGTAGGCGCGTCGGCGGTGCCGGCCGCCCCGACCTCCGCGGGAGGCCTCGAGCTCGATCATGGGCTCACGTCTCTTGCGCTCGAGATTCCAGGACCCGAAAAAGCGGCGATCTTGATGATCACGCTGGGTCTCGAACTCTCCTCGACGATCTTCAAATTCTTACGACAAGACGAAGTCGAGCGCGTCGTTCTCGAAATCGCGAAAATCTCGACGGTTCCGATCGAGAAACGCGACGCCGTCATTCAAGAAGCGTACCAACGCGCTATCGCGCTGAAGTACATCAACGAAGGCGGCATCGAGTACGCCAAGGAGATCCTGGAGCGGTCGTTCGGCACGGGTCAAGCCGACGACATGACCAACAAGCTGTTCGCGGCGCTCAAGCACGGCAATCCGCTCGAGCTCATCAAGAACGCCGAGCCGGGTCAGCTGCTCGAGTTCATCCAAGACGAACATCCACAAACGATCGCGCTCATCTTGGTCTACATGGCTCCGGAACAAGCCGGCGCCGTGCTTTCGCAGCTCACACCGGAGCTGCAGTCCGAAGTCGCGATGCGTATCGCAATTCTGCAGAAGACCGCACCGGAAGTGCTCGAACAGCTCGACGAGTTGCTCGGACGGCGTCTCACGCTCACCGGCGGAGACTTCACGAAAGCCGGCGGCGTGCAGTCACTGGCGCAGGTCATGCAATACGTCGACCGCGAGACCGAGCGCAACATTCTGGAGGGACTCTCGAAACGCGATCCCGAGATTGCGACCGAAGTCAAGAACCTGCTGTTCGTCTTCGAAGACATCATCAATCTGGACGATCGTTCGATCCAGCGTGTCCTCAAAGAAGTCGACGGCAAAGATCTGGCACTTGCGCTCAAGACCGCAAACGACGATCTGCGGGCTCTTATCTTCAAGAACATGTCGTCGCGTTCGTCACAGACGCTGCGCGAAGAGATCGAATTGCTCGGACCGACGCGCATGCGCGACGTCGGTAAGGCGCAGCAAACGATCGTCGACGTGATTCGCACGTTGGAAGAGCAAGGCACGATCGTCATTGCCCGCGGCGGCAAGGAAGACCAGCTGGTTTAA
- a CDS encoding FliH/SctL family protein: MGRVVKNPTASEERYVVAPPHASGLGNGKTADEVLYADTVETHVEPEPVFPAPVEAEPIDWPSLHHQAGELLQSATADAEAILSEAHTRLRTIVESAQTGAAEITQEARSQGHDSGYREGVAKAETEMEEMLTTMRGLIDMARVERHKIVEGAEPEIVRLAMGIAEKILHKSIETDRDVVVAITKAAIAELVDRESITVRVNPIDLERMKQHRDSMLALGETKHMRVIEDQRVDPGGVVVETEAGSLDAKIETQVEEAKRVLRVEGGEFLVEHSPDSLRGNGSGAVTAPPES, translated from the coding sequence ATGGGTCGCGTCGTCAAAAATCCAACAGCCAGTGAGGAGCGATATGTCGTCGCTCCTCCGCATGCAAGCGGCTTGGGGAATGGGAAGACAGCGGATGAGGTACTGTACGCAGATACCGTCGAGACGCACGTCGAGCCGGAACCCGTATTCCCGGCTCCGGTAGAAGCGGAGCCGATCGATTGGCCATCGCTGCATCATCAGGCCGGCGAGCTTTTACAAAGCGCAACGGCGGATGCCGAAGCGATTCTCTCCGAAGCACATACGCGTTTGCGTACTATCGTCGAAAGCGCGCAAACCGGTGCAGCGGAAATAACGCAAGAAGCACGCAGTCAAGGCCATGATTCCGGCTATCGCGAGGGCGTCGCGAAGGCCGAAACCGAGATGGAAGAGATGCTTACGACGATGCGAGGCTTGATCGACATGGCTCGCGTCGAGCGGCACAAGATCGTCGAAGGCGCGGAGCCTGAGATCGTAAGGCTTGCGATGGGCATCGCCGAGAAGATCCTGCACAAGTCGATCGAGACCGATCGCGACGTCGTCGTCGCAATCACCAAAGCGGCGATCGCAGAGCTCGTCGATCGTGAATCGATTACGGTGCGCGTCAATCCGATCGATCTCGAGCGGATGAAGCAGCATCGCGACAGCATGCTCGCGCTCGGTGAGACGAAACATATGCGTGTCATTGAAGATCAACGCGTCGATCCGGGTGGCGTCGTTGTCGAAACCGAAGCCGGTTCGCTGGATGCGAAAATCGAGACGCAGGTCGAAGAAGCCAAACGCGTTCTGCGAGTCGAGGGTGGCGAGTTCTTGGTCGAGCATTCACCCGACTCGCTGCGCGGCAATGGTTCGGGAGCCGTAACCGCCCCGCCCGAGTCGTAG
- the fliI gene encoding flagellar protein export ATPase FliI, with product MTTTLEHDADEISVRPFSADRYLADVHSTELIRHNGKVNQVIGVVIESHGPSMSVGETCEILYKRMDAPVIAEVVGFRDNKVLLMPLGELGGIGAGAEVKALNRPLSVALSPQLLGRVLDGLGRPIDDREEIIAERRVPTTSQPPDPLARPRVTEALPLGIRAIDGLLTCGKGQRVGIFSGSGVGKSTVLGMIARNTTADVNVIALVGERGKEVRDFIDRDLGEEGLRRSVVVVATSDQPALIRIKAAMVATTIAEYFRDQGLDVMFMMDSVTRFAMAQREVGLAIGEPTTTRGYTPSVFAQLPKLLERAGTSANGTITGLYAVLVDGDDMNEPVADAVRAILDGHIVLSRALASANHYPAIDVLQSVSRVMPDVTDAAHQSAASAVRDILATYKEAEDLINIGAYVSGSNPRIDLAISKIESIRHFLRQGIREASGYQEALRSLYAVA from the coding sequence ATGACAACGACCCTCGAGCATGACGCGGACGAAATCAGCGTTCGTCCATTCTCAGCCGATCGTTATCTCGCCGACGTTCATTCGACCGAGCTGATCCGCCATAACGGAAAGGTCAACCAAGTCATCGGCGTCGTGATCGAAAGTCACGGCCCGTCGATGTCGGTCGGTGAAACCTGCGAGATTCTCTACAAACGGATGGATGCACCGGTAATCGCCGAGGTCGTCGGATTCCGCGATAATAAAGTTCTGCTGATGCCGCTGGGTGAGCTCGGCGGGATCGGAGCAGGCGCTGAAGTCAAAGCGCTCAATCGTCCGCTCAGCGTCGCACTCTCGCCGCAGCTTCTCGGTCGCGTTCTCGATGGTCTCGGCCGTCCGATCGATGACCGCGAGGAGATCATCGCCGAGCGGCGCGTGCCGACAACGTCTCAACCGCCCGATCCGCTCGCGCGTCCGCGCGTCACCGAAGCGTTACCGCTCGGGATTCGCGCGATCGATGGTTTACTGACGTGCGGCAAAGGACAGCGTGTGGGTATCTTCTCGGGAAGCGGCGTCGGAAAATCGACCGTGCTCGGAATGATTGCGCGCAACACGACGGCCGACGTCAACGTCATTGCGCTCGTCGGCGAGCGCGGCAAAGAAGTTCGCGATTTTATCGATCGCGATTTGGGTGAAGAAGGCTTGCGCCGCAGCGTCGTCGTGGTTGCGACGAGCGATCAGCCTGCGCTCATTCGCATCAAGGCCGCGATGGTCGCGACCACGATCGCCGAGTATTTCCGCGATCAGGGTCTCGACGTCATGTTCATGATGGATTCGGTCACGCGTTTCGCAATGGCGCAGCGCGAGGTCGGTCTTGCGATCGGCGAGCCGACGACGACCCGCGGCTACACGCCGTCGGTTTTCGCGCAGTTGCCAAAGCTGCTCGAGCGCGCCGGCACGTCAGCCAACGGAACGATCACCGGACTCTACGCAGTACTCGTCGACGGCGACGACATGAACGAGCCCGTAGCCGACGCGGTTCGCGCGATTCTTGACGGGCACATCGTGCTCTCGCGCGCACTTGCCTCCGCCAACCACTATCCCGCGATCGACGTGCTTCAAAGCGTCTCGCGCGTCATGCCCGACGTCACGGATGCCGCGCATCAATCCGCAGCCTCGGCGGTTCGCGATATTCTCGCAACGTACAAAGAAGCTGAAGATCTGATCAACATCGGTGCGTACGTTTCAGGATCGAATCCGCGCATCGACCTAGCTATCTCAAAGATCGAATCCATCCGTCATTTTCTGCGTCAAGGGATCCGCGAAGCATCCGGGTATCAAGAGGCGCTTCGGAGCCTCTATGCGGTCGCGTAG
- a CDS encoding motility protein A, which translates to MDLATILGLVLAFGCVILSAFIGGIDMRILYERYEAFILVFGGTLGASIISFPLRTFLNGILTGFRTAFFEPEHHERQTIQTLVTFAEKARREGLLALETEAAEVQDDFMRKGIQLVIDGRDTEIIRKILETEVSLMQEKGAKAEAVFMTMGGYSPTLGIIGTVLGLIGMLKGLAAASSGGNVTGSIGNATAQAFVATFFGILLANLAWLPISAKIKERNTQSLLLREIQIEGILSIQAGDNPRLLEEKLHAYLPADAHEPEEQPAAEGAEPAGSQA; encoded by the coding sequence TTGGATCTCGCGACGATTCTCGGTCTTGTACTTGCTTTTGGATGCGTCATACTGTCGGCCTTTATCGGCGGTATCGATATGCGCATTCTCTACGAGCGCTACGAGGCGTTCATTTTGGTGTTTGGTGGTACGCTCGGTGCGTCCATCATCTCGTTTCCGTTGCGAACGTTCCTGAACGGCATTTTGACGGGATTCCGCACCGCATTTTTCGAGCCCGAGCACCACGAGCGTCAGACGATCCAAACGCTCGTAACGTTTGCCGAAAAAGCGCGCCGCGAAGGTCTCCTCGCGCTTGAGACCGAGGCCGCAGAAGTTCAAGACGACTTCATGCGCAAGGGAATTCAGCTCGTCATCGACGGGCGCGACACCGAGATTATCCGCAAGATCCTCGAAACCGAAGTTTCGCTCATGCAAGAGAAGGGTGCCAAAGCCGAAGCGGTCTTCATGACGATGGGCGGCTACTCGCCGACGCTTGGTATCATCGGTACGGTTCTCGGACTGATCGGCATGCTCAAGGGTTTGGCTGCCGCGAGCAGCGGCGGAAACGTCACCGGTTCGATCGGTAACGCAACCGCGCAAGCTTTCGTCGCAACGTTCTTTGGTATTTTGCTTGCGAACCTCGCGTGGCTCCCGATTTCTGCGAAGATCAAAGAGCGCAATACGCAATCGCTGTTGCTGCGTGAGATTCAAATCGAAGGCATCCTCTCGATTCAGGCCGGCGACAATCCGCGTCTGCTCGAAGAGAAATTGCACGCCTACCTGCCGGCCGATGCGCACGAACCCGAAGAGCAGCCTGCTGCCGAAGGCGCCGAACCGGCCGGATCGCAGGCCTAA
- a CDS encoding flagellar export protein FliJ: MARFVFRLAPVLRQRERIEEQKKQLLAREQRVLADAEARREMLRTRRENLARELIAEHRKLDAEGLRLAYGHLDFLAREITGADYHVAACQQAVERARAVLVRATKDRKILDRLQERQREAFKVEQLRLEQRELDDDNARRYHRASQSAHH, encoded by the coding sequence ATGGCACGCTTCGTTTTTAGACTCGCTCCCGTCTTGCGACAGCGCGAACGCATCGAAGAACAAAAGAAGCAGCTCCTCGCGCGCGAACAGCGCGTTCTCGCCGACGCCGAAGCGCGCCGCGAGATGCTACGCACCCGCCGCGAAAACCTCGCGCGCGAGCTCATCGCCGAGCATCGCAAGCTCGATGCCGAAGGCTTGCGACTCGCATACGGACATCTGGATTTCCTCGCACGCGAGATCACGGGGGCCGACTATCACGTCGCCGCATGCCAACAAGCCGTCGAGCGCGCACGCGCGGTTCTCGTCCGAGCGACCAAGGATCGTAAGATCCTCGATCGCCTGCAAGAGCGTCAGCGCGAAGCGTTCAAAGTCGAACAGCTTCGCCTCGAGCAGCGCGAGCTCGACGACGACAACGCACGCCGTTACCATCGCGCATCGCAGTCAGCCCATCACTAG
- a CDS encoding flagellar hook capping FlgD N-terminal domain-containing protein yields the protein MAGVGTTAQSPLVTQTSTTPGQSGTGQTLGATAFLSLLTTELQNQDPLNPMDSTQSVTQLAQFQALQSQVTLADSFQSFQNNFSISQAASLIGLTVAVNTTDGAGNTSTQTGIVSGIQIVNGTPEFALTSLSTGQIITGSDGSPALYQMNQITAVVPTGSSSTSSGG from the coding sequence ATGGCAGGAGTCGGAACAACGGCTCAGAGCCCGCTCGTAACCCAAACCAGCACCACGCCGGGACAATCCGGCACTGGTCAAACGTTGGGTGCGACGGCATTTCTCTCGCTGCTGACGACTGAGCTTCAGAATCAAGATCCACTCAATCCGATGGACTCGACGCAGTCCGTCACCCAGCTCGCACAGTTCCAGGCGCTGCAATCGCAAGTTACGCTGGCAGACTCGTTCCAGAGTTTCCAGAACAACTTCTCGATTTCGCAGGCGGCCAGCCTGATCGGGCTTACGGTGGCGGTCAACACGACCGACGGAGCCGGCAACACGAGCACGCAGACGGGTATCGTCTCGGGCATCCAGATTGTCAATGGTACTCCGGAGTTCGCGTTGACCAGTCTTAGCACTGGACAAATCATCACCGGTTCGGACGGAAGCCCAGCGCTTTACCAGATGAACCAGATCACTGCGGTCGTTCCAACCGGAAGCTCGAGCACGAGCAGCGGCGGCTGA
- a CDS encoding flagellar FlbD family protein, which produces MIPLRRLNNQPIIVNCDLIESVESTPDTVVTLTSGNKLIVRDSLDEVRKRVIEFKRAIYGPAPGAS; this is translated from the coding sequence ATGATCCCCCTGAGGCGCCTGAACAACCAGCCGATCATCGTCAATTGTGACCTGATCGAGTCAGTCGAGTCGACCCCGGATACCGTGGTCACCCTGACCTCGGGAAACAAGCTGATCGTCCGCGACTCGCTCGACGAGGTCCGCAAGCGGGTCATCGAGTTCAAACGCGCGATTTACGGGCCGGCGCCTGGGGCGTCGTGA